The following are encoded in a window of Xyrauchen texanus isolate HMW12.3.18 chromosome 42, RBS_HiC_50CHRs, whole genome shotgun sequence genomic DNA:
- the LOC127635339 gene encoding musculin, translating into MSTGSVSDPEDIQELLITGMDAHSLENSDNEFDVDDSLKGKTKRPRVGANNNNKQRKKMAKDGRQSQRNAANARERSRMRVLSKAFSRLKTSLPWVPADTKLSKLDTLRLASSYISHLRQLLEDDRYENSFVHPVNLTWPFVVSARSEDTKDISAAVRLCGATA; encoded by the exons ATGTCCACCGGTTCGGTAAGTGATCCTGAAGACATCCAGGAGCTGTTGATCACTGGCATGGATGCTCATTCTCTAGAAAACTCAGACAACGAATTTGATGTCGATGACAGTTTGAAAGGAAAGACAAAACGACCTCGAGTTGGTGCCAATAACAACAACAAGCAGcgaaaaaaaatggcaaaagatgGCCGACAGTCTCAGAGAAATGCAGCTAATGCCAGAGAGAGGTCACGGATGAGAGTCCTGAGTAAAGCTTTCTCACGGCTGAAGACTAGCCTGCCGTGGGTCCCAGCAGACACCAAACTGTCAAAGCTGGACACGCTGCGTCTGGCATCCAGCTATATATCTCACCTCAGACAACTCTTAGAAGATGACAGATACGAGAACAGCTTTGTGCATCCTGTAAACTtg ACCTGGCCTTTTGTGGTCTCAGCACGATCAGAGGACACCAAAGATATTTCAGCAGCGGTCAGACTATGTGGAGCTACAGCATAA